DNA sequence from the candidate division WOR-3 bacterium genome:
TTACTTCATTGTAGATATACCCGTCAGGGTTAACTATCGGAACAATCCAGACCTGTCTATTGTCCACGATCCAAGTGGCTTCAACATCCGTGCCGTAGTTGTCTGAAAGCCAATGCAAAAAATAGATTGCGATTGAAGTCCCTATCGGCTCCCTCGCGTGGTGCAGAGCGCAAATCATCACTTCTGGCTCATCCTCCTGAACGCTGACATTGTCAGAGACTTTAACCGCCCAAACCTGGTTGCCGTCCCATGTGTTGTCGCCTGTATTGTTTGGTAGAATGAATCTTTGAGATACAATCTGAGGATGAGCCCCGCTTACAGAATCCATTGAAGTCAAAGCCTCTGAATAGGTCAAATAGTCTCCAAAAATTCCTTCACCCGCCATATTGGATTTGTAGTAATTTTCCAAATCTTCTATGATTATCTGCGGGTAAAAACCCATAGCCCCTAAAGAAGCAAAATCTCTGTCCCTTAATACTGCTTCGGCGTAAAGCCCTGGTTTTAAACCTACGATATCAATTCCCAGAGAAGCCAAAATTTCTGTGTCAGAAGGACCAGCGATGTCTATTTTTGCGAGATTGTATTTCTCGCCGGCAAAAACCAGATTCTGGGCTAGTATTAAACTAACCGTAAAAATTAAAAATTTGTTCATAAGCCCTCTTTAAATAAAGGTTTAAAAATCTGCCCGAGAATTGAGCTTGAAGAACAGCTTCAAAAAATCGCTTCTCGATTCTTTTTTACCGGTTTCGATGTAAAGTGAAGTGGCAAAATCTCTTATTTCTTGAGAAAAGTCTTCGGTACTGTTGTTAATGTTGACCCCTATTCCAGCAATTAAGGTTTTGCAGATATCTCCATAGATTTTGTTTTCTATAAGTATTCCTGCTATTTTTTTCCCTCCGACCAAGACATCATTGGGTTCTTTTATTGAGGTCCTTATGTTGGCTATAGTCTCTATAGTGTTGGCGACCATTTTACCCCAAGTTCTTGGAATTGTCATCAAGGAATTTGCTTTGATGTGAGGATGCAGTAAAAGGGAAAAGTATAGACCCACCTCGGGAGGGCTTTCCCAGGTATTACCCTTTTGTCCCTTGCCGTAAGTCTGTCTGTCAGCTATAACGAGATATTCGTTTTCTTCGTCTTCAATTCTGTCGGAGGCGTATGTATTTGTTGAATCAACCGATTCGAGATAAACAATCTTAAGAGCTCTATCATTCCAATAAAGATCTTCAAATTGGAATTTGTTTAAGAAGATTTCCAAATCTTTCATTTAGTCAATAAATATATTTTAATATGTATAAAATGGCAAAAATATTTTTGTGGCGGAGGCTATACCGGAATTATGACCAATTCATAAAAAGCTCAATCAAAAATTCTGACCTGAGAAAACTCCTTATGTGGCACACGGTTTTTCTGGGAGGAACACCAAAAAATGTCCCCGCGCTTTATATACTGATGCTACACGTCGATATGAACCTTGGCACTTTTTATCCTGAGGGAGGCATGTTCGAAGTTGCGAAAGCTTTCGAAAACTTATCCCTTCAATTAGGCGTAAAATTTGTCTATGGAAAACAAGTAAAAAAAATCTCTGTTGAAAATTTCAAGGTAAAAGGCGTGGAAATTGAAGGAGAACTCATAAATGCCGATATAGTTGTCTGTAATGCCGATTACCATCATGTCCAGACCGAACTGCTTGAAAAACCATTCAGAGATTACGATGAATTTTATTGGGAAAAGAGGGTGATGTCCCCGGGTACTTTTCTCTGCTATCTTGGAATAGAAAAAAAACTAGATCAAATACTTCACCACAATTATTTTTTCACCGACGACTGGGACGGGCATTTCGACAGTATTTCAAAGAAAAGGTCATGGCCGGAAAAATATTCCTACTACGTTTCTTGCAGATCCAAATCCGATGCTCTCAACGCCCCTGAAAATTCGGAAAACATAATGCTTCTCGTCCCGCTTGCCCCAGGTCTTCAAGACAACGATGAAACCAGAGAAGATTTCAAGGAAAAACTGCTCCAAAAATTTGAATTAGACCTGGGAGAAAAGATCAGGGACAAAGTATCCGTGGTCAGGATTTCGACTCACAGAGACCAAATAAAAAGGTATAACGCCTACAAGGGCAACTCCTTCGGCCTTGCGAACACACTTTTTCAGACGGGACCTTTGAGGCCGTCCAACAAAAGCAAAAAAATTCAAAATCTCTATTACACCGGAACTGGAACGATTCCCGGAATCGGCGTACCCCTGACTGTCATTTCAGGTCAAGTGACCGCAGAGAAGATCATTAAAGAAAATGCAAAACAAAGAACTCCTTAAAATTTTCAAGGGAGGCAGCAAGACCTTTTTCAATTCAAGCCTTTTTTTCCCGGAAACTGTTTTAAATGACGTAATAAGACTTTACGCTTTTGTCAGAACCGTTGACGATTTCGTGGATTCCGTACCGGTTAAGAAAGAAGAATACTTCAATTTCAAAAAAAAATATTTAAACCATATCAAGGGTGATGAGACCGACAATGTCGTCATCAAATCTTTCGTGGAGTTGAAAAACCAGAAAAATTTCGATGAATCTTGGGTTGAAGCTTTTTTCAACTCCATGGAAATGGATATCCAAGGCAGAATATACTATAAATTCGAAGACATCGAAGATTATGTTTACGGATCAGCAGAGGTAATCGGACTTTTCATGTGTAAAATTTTCGCTCTTTCCCACACCTCATACGATTCAGCTAAAATTTTCGGTAAAGCCCTTCAATACATAAATTTCGTCAGAGATGTCGTTGAGGATATTGACCTAAAAAGGGTCTATTTCCCAGAAAATGAACTCGAAAGATTCGGAATACTTCGCCCTGATTTTTTAACAACAAAATTCGATTTAGAACAATTTTCAAAATTCATGAGATTTCAGGTTAAAAGGTGCTTTTATCTTTTGGAAAATGGAGAACGAGGCTTGCCATTGATACCCAGAAGGTTGAGGCTTCCCGTTAAAACTGCTTCAGACATGTATAAATGGACTTTAAGCGTGATAGATAAACGCCCGGAAGTCGTTCTGGAAAAAAAAATCCGGCCTTCGAGACCTTTTTTGTTCTACAGAGTTTTCAGCAACATTTTCAACTCAAATTTCTGATGTATACCTATTCCATTTTACTGGTTTTAACCCTGGCATTCCCTCTGATGTTCAGTTTTGATAGTCGAATAAAATACTACAAGAAATTTCACGCTCTTTTCCCGTCAATATTCATAATGGCGGTATTCATGATAGTGTGGGATTACTTCTTCACAAAAGCGGGAATATGGTCTTTCAACCATAAATACATCACTGGATACCACGTATTCAACCTTCCTACAGAAGAAGTCCTTTTCTTTTTTGTGGTTCCTTTTTCTTGCCTTTTCATATACGAATCTGTTAAATACTTCGTGAAAACCGAAATACCTCGAAAGACATCTACATTAATTTGCATTTTTCCAGCGTTGATTTTTCTTGTCATGTCCTTTGTATTCAAAGATCTCACCTACACAATGGTTTGTTCGGCTTTTTTGTCTTTTTTGCTGTTTGTCAACGCTTTGATAATCAAACCTCCGTATATTGTAAAGTTCTTTCTTGCCTACTTTGTTTCGCTTGTCCCGTTTTTTGTCTTCAACGGAATTCTCACAAGCGGATTGAAAAGTATTGACGAGAATCCGGTAGTGATATATTCAACATCAGAAATTACTAATTTCAGAATAATCAGCATACCCGTAGAGGATTCTTTTTATCTTTTGTTTATGCTTCTTCTCGCAACAAATTTCTACGAATTTCTTTTGACGTATAGACGTGTAGAAAAACATTAAGAACTTGAATAGCTAAAACTCTTGCCTTAAAATATCGAAAAGAAATGGAGGGACAATGTCTTCAAACAGAGAGATAGAAGAAAAACATCAAAAATGGGAAAACAACTTAGTCGACAAAACAATAAAAAAGTTCCCTGAAAGACAAAAAGAATTTTTAAGCGGTTCTTCCGAAAGCATCGAGAGGCTTTATCTTCCGCCTGAAAATGAAACCGATAAATACGTCAAAGATCTCGGCTTCCCCGGAGAATTTCCTTTCACGAGAGGCATTCAACCGACCATGTTCAGAGGGCGTCT
Encoded proteins:
- a CDS encoding lycopene cyclase domain-containing protein; translated protein: MYTYSILLVLTLAFPLMFSFDSRIKYYKKFHALFPSIFIMAVFMIVWDYFFTKAGIWSFNHKYITGYHVFNLPTEEVLFFFVVPFSCLFIYESVKYFVKTEIPRKTSTLICIFPALIFLVMSFVFKDLTYTMVCSAFLSFLLFVNALIIKPPYIVKFFLAYFVSLVPFFVFNGILTSGLKSIDENPVVIYSTSEITNFRIISIPVEDSFYLLFMLLLATNFYEFLLTYRRVEKH
- the crtI gene encoding phytoene desaturase yields the protein MAKIFLWRRLYRNYDQFIKSSIKNSDLRKLLMWHTVFLGGTPKNVPALYILMLHVDMNLGTFYPEGGMFEVAKAFENLSLQLGVKFVYGKQVKKISVENFKVKGVEIEGELINADIVVCNADYHHVQTELLEKPFRDYDEFYWEKRVMSPGTFLCYLGIEKKLDQILHHNYFFTDDWDGHFDSISKKRSWPEKYSYYVSCRSKSDALNAPENSENIMLLVPLAPGLQDNDETREDFKEKLLQKFELDLGEKIRDKVSVVRISTHRDQIKRYNAYKGNSFGLANTLFQTGPLRPSNKSKKIQNLYYTGTGTIPGIGVPLTVISGQVTAEKIIKENAKQRTP
- a CDS encoding biotin--[acetyl-CoA-carboxylase] ligase — its product is MKDLEIFLNKFQFEDLYWNDRALKIVYLESVDSTNTYASDRIEDEENEYLVIADRQTYGKGQKGNTWESPPEVGLYFSLLLHPHIKANSLMTIPRTWGKMVANTIETIANIRTSIKEPNDVLVGGKKIAGILIENKIYGDICKTLIAGIGVNINNSTEDFSQEIRDFATSLYIETGKKESRSDFLKLFFKLNSRADF
- a CDS encoding phytoene/squalene synthase family protein, translating into MQNKELLKIFKGGSKTFFNSSLFFPETVLNDVIRLYAFVRTVDDFVDSVPVKKEEYFNFKKKYLNHIKGDETDNVVIKSFVELKNQKNFDESWVEAFFNSMEMDIQGRIYYKFEDIEDYVYGSAEVIGLFMCKIFALSHTSYDSAKIFGKALQYINFVRDVVEDIDLKRVYFPENELERFGILRPDFLTTKFDLEQFSKFMRFQVKRCFYLLENGERGLPLIPRRLRLPVKTASDMYKWTLSVIDKRPEVVLEKKIRPSRPFLFYRVFSNIFNSNF